A part of Paraburkholderia azotifigens genomic DNA contains:
- a CDS encoding 3-keto-5-aminohexanoate cleavage protein, with translation MSKPKVIVTVAPTGGMASKAMNPALPTQPREITDDTYRCYNAGASVVAVHARRPDDQATCDPAIYSHINRLIRDKCDIILNNSTGGGINGDMVRELDNGLWEIQWEERLKGMQGDGVEMCTLDAQTVIASFGGKEILVATPPSRIRQIASMMKERGIKPEWEVFGLADIVQDVQRAINEGLDDAPHFINIVIGANAFQGALPYTPRLLQTMVDHLPDNTVFNVSAIGAAQLPAAMNSLLLGGHVRVGLEDNLYYRHGELATNVQLVERLVRLVREMGYEPATPTEAREIIGLRPLREASRAACLEVQS, from the coding sequence ATGAGCAAGCCAAAAGTCATCGTGACCGTGGCCCCGACGGGCGGCATGGCCAGCAAGGCAATGAACCCCGCCCTTCCTACGCAACCGCGCGAGATCACCGACGACACCTACCGCTGCTACAACGCCGGCGCGAGCGTGGTCGCGGTGCACGCACGGCGTCCCGACGATCAGGCCACCTGCGATCCCGCCATCTACAGTCACATCAACCGGCTGATCCGCGACAAGTGCGACATCATCCTCAACAACTCCACGGGCGGCGGCATCAACGGCGATATGGTGCGCGAACTCGACAACGGCCTGTGGGAGATCCAGTGGGAAGAACGCCTGAAAGGCATGCAAGGTGACGGCGTCGAAATGTGCACGCTGGATGCCCAGACGGTAATCGCGAGCTTCGGCGGCAAGGAAATTCTCGTCGCGACGCCGCCTTCGCGAATCCGGCAGATTGCGTCGATGATGAAGGAGCGTGGAATCAAGCCGGAGTGGGAAGTGTTCGGACTCGCAGACATCGTTCAGGATGTGCAGCGCGCCATCAACGAGGGGCTCGACGACGCGCCGCATTTCATCAATATCGTCATCGGCGCCAACGCGTTCCAGGGCGCGCTGCCCTATACACCGCGCCTGTTGCAGACCATGGTCGATCACCTGCCGGACAACACGGTCTTCAACGTCAGCGCCATCGGCGCGGCGCAGCTGCCCGCGGCGATGAATTCGCTGCTGCTGGGCGGGCACGTGCGCGTCGGGCTCGAAGACAACCTGTACTACCGACACGGCGAGCTGGCCACGAATGTGCAACTGGTCGAAAGACTCGTGCGCCTCGTCCGCGAAATGGGCTACGAGCCGGCTACGCCAACCGAGGCGCGCGAGATCATCGGACTGCGGCCTTTGCGCGAAGCAAGCCGCGCGGCCTGCCTGGAAGTGCAGTCATGA
- a CDS encoding Crp/Fnr family transcriptional regulator, with protein sequence MTRPIRMAAPSLTLDELLAQSPWFTSLDEPAQRLVRADTSERAVATGQLLGRHGDRQHVWFGVLEGLIKWSITAHDGRTVTLGGQLAGSWFGEGTLIRKAPRQSDLIALRDSRVAQIPLATFDWLRSHQPSFNEFLLMQVNERLHWFMGNVAAYGLLNTDSLVARALLGMVHPLPNPRGERYLQLSQEELANLAAVSRQTCNKAMMHFKEAGLVRTEYGGIVVLDLPGLQALAQ encoded by the coding sequence ATGACTCGCCCCATACGGATGGCTGCGCCATCGCTCACACTCGATGAGCTGCTGGCTCAGTCGCCCTGGTTCACGTCGCTCGACGAGCCCGCGCAGCGCCTGGTGCGTGCCGACACGTCGGAGCGCGCTGTCGCGACGGGTCAGCTTCTGGGCCGCCATGGCGATCGGCAGCACGTGTGGTTCGGCGTGCTCGAAGGCCTGATCAAGTGGTCGATCACCGCGCACGACGGGCGCACGGTCACGCTGGGCGGACAACTGGCTGGAAGCTGGTTTGGGGAAGGCACGCTGATTCGCAAGGCGCCCCGCCAGTCCGATCTGATCGCGCTGCGCGACAGCCGCGTCGCGCAGATTCCGCTCGCCACCTTCGACTGGTTGCGTAGCCACCAACCCTCGTTCAACGAGTTCCTGCTGATGCAGGTGAACGAACGCCTGCACTGGTTCATGGGCAATGTGGCCGCGTACGGACTGCTCAACACCGACAGTCTCGTGGCCCGGGCGCTGCTGGGCATGGTGCATCCGTTGCCGAATCCGCGTGGAGAACGGTATCTGCAACTGTCCCAGGAGGAACTCGCCAACCTCGCCGCCGTGTCTCGCCAGACGTGCAACAAGGCGATGATGCATTTCAAGGAAGCCGGCCTCGTACGGACCGAATACGGCGGCATCGTCGTGCTGGATCTGCCCGGCCTGCAGGCGCTCGCGCAGTAG
- a CDS encoding MFS transporter, with the protein MTHARALPATDADGSPSSARSAEDFVYRKISWRVMPIVLIAYVFAFLDRINIGYAQLQMKQDLAFSDAVYGLGAGVFFVTYLLFEVPSNLLLEKIGARLSFLRIMVLWGLTSATTAFITEPWQFYGVRLLLGMFEAGFFPGIILYLTYWYPSQRRGRVTGLFLFGMPITGVLGGPLSGMIMSRMEGLGGMHGWQWLFLVEGLPTVLLGFLLYRMLPDRPARAPWLNDAEKRLVQSVLDADQQRNAHTGHRRGKLVVALTDAKTYVLAFVYFCCACAVYTVTFWLPTMIKGLGIAPIATIGWYTAVPYVFGAVGVLVISRSSDRFKERRWHVGGTLALGAAALASTSFLDANVVPVMTLLCIASFFIFGGGSLFWSIPPTYLGRDAAAAGIAVISSLGILGGFVSPTMIGWIKGATGSIQLGLLALTAVVILGGLTILLGLPKNAVRVGPNDSTSGH; encoded by the coding sequence ATGACTCATGCTCGCGCGCTGCCGGCGACGGACGCGGACGGCAGCCCGTCTTCGGCCCGGTCGGCGGAAGATTTCGTCTACCGCAAGATCAGTTGGCGTGTGATGCCGATCGTGCTCATCGCCTACGTCTTCGCTTTCCTCGACCGCATCAACATCGGCTACGCACAGCTTCAGATGAAGCAGGATCTGGCGTTTTCCGATGCCGTCTACGGACTCGGCGCCGGCGTCTTCTTCGTCACGTATCTGCTGTTCGAGGTGCCGAGCAATCTTCTGCTCGAGAAAATCGGCGCGCGTCTTTCGTTCCTGCGCATCATGGTGCTATGGGGTCTCACGTCCGCGACAACCGCTTTCATTACCGAACCGTGGCAGTTCTATGGCGTGCGGCTGCTGCTCGGCATGTTCGAAGCGGGCTTCTTTCCCGGCATCATCCTGTACCTGACGTACTGGTATCCGAGCCAGCGCCGCGGCCGCGTGACGGGACTGTTCCTGTTCGGCATGCCGATCACAGGCGTGCTCGGCGGACCGCTGTCGGGAATGATCATGAGCCGTATGGAAGGCCTCGGCGGCATGCACGGCTGGCAGTGGCTCTTTCTCGTCGAGGGTCTGCCGACTGTCCTGCTCGGCTTCCTGCTTTACCGCATGCTTCCGGACAGGCCGGCTCGCGCGCCCTGGCTGAACGACGCCGAGAAACGGCTGGTGCAGTCGGTACTGGATGCCGACCAGCAGCGCAACGCGCACACCGGACATCGTCGGGGCAAGCTCGTCGTGGCGCTGACGGACGCAAAGACCTATGTGCTCGCTTTCGTCTACTTCTGCTGCGCTTGCGCCGTCTACACGGTCACGTTCTGGCTGCCGACGATGATCAAAGGCCTCGGCATCGCACCGATCGCGACGATCGGCTGGTACACGGCCGTGCCGTATGTCTTCGGCGCCGTCGGTGTCCTCGTTATCAGCCGCAGTTCGGACCGCTTCAAGGAACGCCGCTGGCACGTCGGGGGCACCCTGGCGCTCGGCGCCGCGGCGCTCGCCTCGACCTCCTTTCTCGATGCGAATGTCGTTCCTGTGATGACCCTGCTCTGCATCGCCTCGTTCTTTATCTTTGGCGGCGGTTCGCTGTTCTGGTCGATTCCTCCCACCTACCTCGGACGCGATGCGGCGGCGGCGGGCATCGCGGTGATCAGCTCGCTCGGCATCCTCGGCGGCTTCGTCAGCCCGACCATGATCGGCTGGATCAAGGGCGCGACGGGCAGCATCCAGCTGGGCCTGCTTGCATTGACCGCAGTCGTGATTCTGGGCGGCCTGACGATCCTGCTCGGCCTGCCGAAGAACGCGGTCCGCGTGGGCCCGAACGACAGCACGAGCGGGCACTAA
- the glcC gene encoding transcriptional regulator GlcC, protein MKVVIPVIEETEAGGKEADRKIADVVAERIERLIVDGVLRSGQALPSERRLTDKLGVSRTALREGLKLLRARGIIETAHGKGSFVANLTAQPPQSPLMHLLASQPRTLYDLFEVRGMLEAESARLAALRGTPADYMMITRRYEEMLAAHETDTDPATHARLDHAFHLAICEASHNPVLVHTLRSLTELLLSSVFASVNNLYHRQPHRKRIDRQHAKLYSAVTGKLPEQAYRTAADHINSVRESLQEIEQEEQRLVRATLRLEGWK, encoded by the coding sequence ATGAAAGTGGTCATACCAGTGATTGAAGAAACGGAAGCGGGCGGTAAAGAGGCCGATCGCAAGATCGCCGATGTAGTCGCGGAGCGTATCGAACGGCTGATCGTCGATGGCGTGCTGAGGTCGGGGCAGGCGCTGCCGTCCGAGCGCCGCCTGACGGACAAGCTCGGCGTATCGAGAACCGCGCTGCGCGAAGGGCTCAAGCTGCTGCGCGCGCGAGGCATCATCGAAACGGCGCACGGCAAGGGCTCGTTCGTCGCGAATCTGACTGCGCAGCCGCCGCAGTCGCCGCTGATGCATCTGCTCGCTTCCCAGCCGCGTACGCTCTATGACCTGTTCGAAGTGCGCGGCATGCTCGAAGCGGAATCGGCGCGTCTGGCCGCGCTGCGCGGCACGCCCGCCGATTACATGATGATCACGCGCCGTTACGAGGAAATGCTCGCCGCGCACGAAACCGATACGGACCCCGCGACGCACGCCCGCCTCGACCACGCGTTCCATCTGGCGATCTGCGAGGCGTCGCACAATCCGGTGCTCGTACATACGCTGAGGTCGCTGACGGAACTGCTGCTGAGTTCGGTGTTCGCGTCGGTGAACAATCTTTATCACCGGCAGCCGCATCGCAAACGGATTGACCGCCAGCATGCGAAGCTCTATAGCGCGGTGACGGGCAAGCTGCCCGAGCAGGCATACCGGACGGCCGCCGATCACATCAACAGCGTGCGCGAAAGCCTGCAGGAGATCGAGCAGGAAGAGCAGCGGCTGGTTCGCGCGACGCTCAGGCTCGAAGGCTGGAAGTGA
- a CDS encoding acyl-CoA thioesterase, which produces MSKEIVYSVDVHFGDCDPAGIVFFPNFSRWMDAASHHFFRRCGLPAWHELTDPAQCIGPPLLEIHTRFLTSATHGERLDIHTRIEEWRGKVFIQHHRIMRGNTLICEGQETRALCVRRADGGLKAVPMPDYIRAVCA; this is translated from the coding sequence ATGAGCAAGGAAATCGTCTACAGCGTCGATGTGCATTTCGGTGATTGCGATCCTGCGGGCATCGTGTTCTTTCCAAATTTCTCGCGTTGGATGGATGCCGCTTCACACCACTTTTTCAGGCGATGCGGCTTGCCCGCGTGGCATGAGTTGACGGACCCCGCGCAATGCATCGGACCGCCGTTGCTGGAAATTCATACGCGTTTTCTGACTTCGGCGACTCATGGCGAGAGACTCGATATCCATACCCGCATCGAAGAATGGCGCGGCAAGGTTTTCATCCAGCATCATCGCATCATGCGGGGCAACACGCTGATCTGCGAGGGCCAGGAAACGCGGGCGCTGTGCGTTCGGCGAGCGGACGGCGGCCTCAAGGCGGTGCCGATGCCCGACTATATCCGCGCGGTCTGTGCGTGA
- a CDS encoding SDR family oxidoreductase — translation MATMNDQRVLITAGAGGIGRAIAEAFLAAGAKVFVCDIDEAALKQVREQLPGVMTRVCDIADRASVAAMMAEAVAALGGLDVLVNNAGIAGPAASVENFDADAWDTVLRVNLNGTFVVTQLAIPHLKKSAAGSIVVMSSLAGRFGYPNRSAYATTKWGLIGFTKTLSRELGESGVRVNAILPGAVAGPRLQQVFQGRASVSGRSVAEEEAAALANQSIKRFVDPAALAVFLASPAGRSISGQMIPIDGDSQSAS, via the coding sequence ATGGCAACCATGAATGATCAGCGCGTGCTCATCACGGCGGGCGCAGGCGGAATAGGCCGCGCCATCGCGGAAGCATTTCTCGCCGCTGGAGCGAAGGTCTTCGTCTGCGATATCGACGAGGCCGCGCTGAAGCAGGTCCGCGAGCAACTGCCCGGCGTGATGACCCGTGTGTGCGATATCGCCGACCGTGCTTCCGTAGCAGCGATGATGGCCGAGGCGGTCGCGGCACTGGGCGGCCTCGACGTGCTCGTCAACAACGCGGGCATCGCCGGACCTGCAGCGAGCGTCGAGAACTTCGATGCCGACGCCTGGGACACCGTGCTTCGCGTGAATCTCAACGGCACGTTCGTCGTGACGCAGCTTGCCATTCCTCATCTGAAGAAGTCGGCGGCCGGGTCGATCGTCGTCATGTCGTCGTTGGCTGGGCGCTTTGGCTATCCGAACCGTAGCGCGTATGCGACGACGAAGTGGGGGCTCATCGGTTTCACCAAGACGCTGTCGCGCGAACTGGGCGAATCCGGCGTCCGGGTCAATGCGATCCTGCCCGGCGCTGTGGCCGGTCCGCGCCTGCAGCAGGTCTTTCAGGGACGGGCTTCCGTCAGCGGGCGCAGCGTCGCGGAGGAAGAAGCGGCGGCGCTTGCCAACCAGTCGATCAAGCGCTTCGTCGATCCCGCCGCGCTCGCTGTCTTTCTCGCGTCGCCGGCCGGGCGTTCGATCTCCGGCCAGATGATTCCGATCGACGGGGATTCGCAAAGTGCGTCGTGA
- the glcE gene encoding glycolate oxidase subunit GlcE, whose protein sequence is MRREFDSMDDSARLIAQVQRAIAQHTPLRIRGSDSKRFLGRDVQGEELDTRSHRGIVAYDPTELVITARAGTPLVELNTVLDDTDQMLPCEPPLFDGNGTAGGAVASGLSGPRRPWAGSMRDFVLGCRVITGDGDHLRFGGQVMKNVAGYDMSRLLAGSFGSLGVLTEVSLKVLPKPRERRTFALTLGADDAMRELSAWRKAALPVSGACYLDGKLHVRLEGGSGSVKSAVERIGGDEIDCAFWDALRDHQLPFFADTRPLWRLSLPNATPLMPLPGDVLTDWAGAQRWLKSEAPAAEIRRLAHAAGGHATCFTPSPEREPFQPLAAPLLRYQRQLKRRLDPNGVLNPGRLYADL, encoded by the coding sequence ATGCGACGCGAATTCGATTCAATGGACGACAGCGCGCGCCTCATCGCGCAGGTTCAGCGCGCGATCGCCCAGCACACGCCGTTGCGCATTCGCGGCAGCGACAGCAAGCGATTTCTGGGCCGCGACGTACAGGGCGAGGAACTCGATACGCGCTCGCATCGCGGCATCGTCGCGTACGACCCGACCGAACTCGTGATCACTGCGCGCGCGGGAACGCCGCTTGTCGAATTGAACACCGTGCTCGACGACACCGATCAGATGCTGCCGTGCGAGCCGCCGCTGTTCGATGGCAACGGCACAGCGGGCGGTGCCGTTGCAAGCGGGCTCTCGGGACCGCGCCGCCCGTGGGCGGGCTCGATGCGCGACTTCGTGCTCGGCTGCCGCGTGATTACGGGCGACGGCGATCATCTGCGCTTCGGCGGTCAGGTGATGAAGAACGTCGCAGGCTACGACATGTCGCGTTTGCTGGCAGGCAGTTTCGGTTCGCTCGGCGTGTTGACGGAAGTGTCGCTGAAGGTGCTGCCGAAGCCGCGCGAGCGCCGCACGTTCGCGCTCACGCTCGGCGCTGACGATGCGATGCGCGAACTGTCCGCATGGCGCAAGGCCGCGTTGCCCGTGAGCGGCGCCTGTTATCTCGACGGCAAGCTGCATGTACGGCTCGAAGGCGGCAGCGGATCGGTGAAGTCGGCCGTGGAGCGGATCGGCGGCGACGAGATCGACTGCGCGTTCTGGGATGCGTTGCGCGATCACCAGTTGCCGTTCTTCGCGGACACGCGTCCGCTGTGGCGTCTGTCGCTGCCGAATGCGACACCGCTGATGCCATTGCCGGGCGACGTGCTGACCGACTGGGCGGGCGCGCAGCGCTGGCTCAAGAGCGAAGCGCCTGCTGCAGAAATCCGTCGGCTCGCGCACGCCGCGGGCGGACATGCGACGTGCTTCACGCCGTCGCCAGAGCGCGAGCCGTTCCAGCCGCTCGCCGCACCGCTGCTGCGATATCAGCGCCAACTGAAACGCCGCCTCGATCCGAATGGCGTGTTGAACCCCGGCCGTCTGTACGCCGATCTCTGA
- the glcD gene encoding glycolate oxidase subunit GlcD — translation MSYAYDERIDGPLPAHDKPALVAELQRLVPGLQLLHDREDLRPFECDGLSAYRTTPMMVALPDSIEQVQALLKFAAARKVPVVARGAGTGLSGGALPLEQGILLVMARFNRILHIDPEASIARVQPGVRNLAISQAAAIHGLYYAPDPSSQIACSIGGNVAENAGGVHCLKYGLTVHNILKLEVMTIDGERLTLGSEALDSPGFDLLALLTGSEGMLGIVTEVTVKLLTKPQSAKVLLASFDDVEKAGAAVAQIIGAGVIPGGLEMMDNLAIRAAEDFIHAGYPVDAEAILLCELDGAESDVQEDCERVGALLREAGATDIRIAKDEAERQRFWAGRKNAFPAVGRVSPDYYCMDGTIPRRELARVLRGIAALSDEYGLRVANVFHAGDGNMHPLILFDANAPGEMERAETLGAKILELCVDVGGSITGEHGVGREKINQMCVQFSSEELTLFHSLKAAFDPDGLLNPGKNIPTLHRCAEFGAMHIHHGKLPFPELERF, via the coding sequence ATGAGCTATGCCTACGACGAACGGATCGACGGCCCCTTGCCCGCGCATGACAAGCCCGCACTGGTTGCCGAACTTCAACGCCTCGTGCCCGGCCTGCAACTGCTGCACGACCGGGAGGATCTGCGTCCGTTCGAATGCGACGGACTTTCCGCCTATCGCACGACACCGATGATGGTCGCGCTGCCCGACTCGATCGAGCAGGTGCAGGCGCTGCTGAAATTCGCCGCGGCGCGCAAAGTGCCCGTCGTCGCGCGCGGCGCGGGCACGGGGCTGTCGGGCGGCGCGCTGCCGCTCGAACAGGGCATCCTGCTCGTGATGGCGCGCTTCAACCGCATTCTGCACATCGACCCCGAAGCGTCGATCGCGCGCGTGCAGCCCGGCGTGCGCAATCTCGCGATCTCGCAGGCAGCCGCGATTCACGGCCTCTACTACGCGCCCGATCCGTCCTCGCAGATTGCATGCTCGATCGGCGGCAATGTCGCCGAGAACGCGGGCGGCGTGCACTGCCTGAAATACGGCTTGACGGTGCACAACATCCTGAAGCTCGAAGTGATGACCATCGACGGCGAGCGCCTGACGCTTGGCTCCGAAGCGCTCGACTCGCCCGGCTTCGACCTGCTCGCGCTGTTGACGGGATCCGAAGGCATGCTCGGCATCGTCACGGAAGTCACCGTGAAGCTGTTGACGAAGCCGCAAAGCGCGAAGGTGCTGCTCGCGAGCTTCGACGACGTAGAGAAAGCGGGCGCGGCCGTCGCGCAGATCATTGGCGCGGGCGTGATTCCAGGCGGCCTCGAAATGATGGACAACCTCGCGATCCGCGCCGCCGAGGACTTCATCCACGCGGGCTATCCCGTCGATGCCGAAGCGATCCTGCTGTGCGAACTCGACGGCGCGGAATCCGACGTGCAGGAAGATTGCGAACGCGTCGGCGCATTGCTGCGCGAAGCGGGCGCGACCGATATCCGCATCGCGAAGGACGAAGCCGAACGCCAGCGCTTCTGGGCTGGCCGCAAGAATGCGTTCCCCGCCGTGGGCCGCGTGTCGCCCGATTACTACTGCATGGACGGCACGATCCCGCGCCGCGAACTGGCGCGCGTGCTGCGCGGCATCGCGGCGCTGTCGGACGAATATGGCCTGCGCGTCGCCAACGTCTTTCATGCGGGCGACGGCAACATGCATCCGCTGATTCTCTTCGATGCGAACGCACCGGGCGAAATGGAGCGCGCCGAAACGCTCGGCGCGAAGATCCTCGAACTGTGCGTCGACGTCGGCGGAAGCATCACGGGCGAACATGGCGTCGGACGCGAGAAGATCAATCAGATGTGCGTGCAGTTCAGCAGCGAAGAACTCACGCTGTTCCATTCGCTGAAAGCCGCATTCGATCCCGACGGTCTGCTCAATCCCGGCAAGAACATTCCGACGCTGCATCGCTGCGCGGAATTCGGTGCGATGCATATTCATCACGGCAAGCTGCCGTTTCCCGAACTGGAGCGCTTCTGA
- a CDS encoding alpha/beta hydrolase family protein — protein MTTETTLKLMATIAVVWSLVCAPVLAADVGFEEVKISNGAEPPLTAGIWYPTAAPATPHALGNVTQTVAPDAPIMGDRLPLVVLSHGGGNWYGGHYDTALALAHAGFVAAAISHAGDTFDDQSRVMQLWRRPAQLHRLVDYMFQEWRGQDRLDAARVGAFGFSNGGFTVLVAAGGVPDLSKIAPFCELHADHDLCEALQHAGVDLRSAANVPVDAWVHDPRIKAVVIAAPSFGFTFGRAGLSGVRIPVQLWSAEQDRHQPHPDYDEPVRDDLPRTPGYRVVANAGHYDFLPPCDARLLRMRPEICKSLPGFDRAAFHEQFNADVVQSFKAMLR, from the coding sequence ATGACGACGGAGACCACCTTGAAGTTGATGGCCACTATCGCGGTCGTGTGGAGTCTGGTTTGCGCGCCCGTTCTCGCGGCCGACGTCGGCTTCGAGGAAGTCAAGATTTCGAATGGAGCCGAGCCGCCGCTCACCGCCGGCATCTGGTACCCGACCGCTGCACCGGCGACGCCGCACGCCTTGGGCAATGTCACCCAGACTGTAGCGCCGGACGCGCCGATCATGGGTGATCGGCTGCCACTGGTGGTGCTGTCGCACGGCGGCGGAAACTGGTACGGCGGCCATTACGACACGGCCCTCGCCCTGGCACACGCGGGCTTCGTCGCGGCGGCGATCAGTCACGCAGGCGACACGTTCGATGATCAGAGCCGGGTAATGCAGCTCTGGCGCCGTCCCGCGCAGCTTCACCGGCTGGTTGACTACATGTTTCAGGAGTGGCGTGGGCAAGACCGGCTGGATGCAGCCCGCGTTGGCGCCTTTGGCTTTTCCAACGGCGGTTTCACCGTGCTCGTCGCCGCAGGCGGCGTGCCGGATCTGTCGAAGATCGCGCCGTTTTGCGAACTCCACGCGGATCATGATCTGTGCGAGGCGCTGCAGCACGCCGGCGTCGACCTCCGTTCCGCCGCGAATGTCCCCGTCGATGCCTGGGTCCATGATCCGCGCATTAAAGCCGTCGTGATCGCTGCACCTTCGTTCGGATTCACTTTCGGCCGTGCAGGGCTAAGCGGCGTTCGCATCCCGGTACAGTTATGGAGCGCTGAGCAGGATCGACATCAACCGCATCCCGACTATGACGAGCCCGTACGCGACGACCTGCCCCGTACGCCCGGCTATCGCGTCGTTGCCAACGCGGGTCATTACGACTTTCTGCCACCCTGCGATGCGCGTCTCTTACGGATGCGCCCGGAAATCTGCAAGAGTCTGCCGGGCTTCGACCGGGCGGCGTTCCATGAACAGTTCAATGCCGATGTCGTGCAGTCTTTCAAGGCCATGCTGCGATAG
- the glcF gene encoding glycolate oxidase subunit GlcF — protein sequence MQTNLDSHAKALPDAAEAESILRSCVHCGFCNATCPTYQLLGNELDGPRGRIYLIKQLLEGEPVSDRTQLHLDRCLTCRNCETTCPSGVTYHRLLDIGRAELERRVERPVGERLTRKGLRTVIPRPAVFDTLLKAGRAVRPLLPASVQAKIPARAAVPAKPRPATRHARRVLMLEGCAQPSLSPNTNAAAARVLDRLGISVTPAHEAGCCGATDYHLNAQDAGLDRARRNIDAWWPAIEAGAEAIVQTASGCGAFVKEYGHLLRNDPLYAVKAARVSALTRDLVEVLAAEPLDALQPARDANALRVAFHCPCTLQHAQKLGGAVESVLTRLGFDLSSVPDGHLCCGSAGTYSITQPELAQKLRDNKLTALESGQPDIIATANIGCQMHLDGAGRTRVRHWIELIEEALDASNASMRAASEPA from the coding sequence ATGCAAACGAATCTCGACTCTCACGCGAAAGCTCTGCCCGATGCCGCGGAAGCGGAAAGCATCCTGCGTTCGTGCGTGCATTGCGGCTTCTGTAATGCGACGTGTCCGACGTATCAGCTGCTCGGCAACGAACTCGACGGGCCGCGAGGACGCATCTATCTGATCAAGCAGTTGCTGGAAGGCGAACCTGTCAGCGACAGGACGCAACTGCATCTGGACCGCTGCCTCACGTGCCGCAATTGCGAAACGACGTGTCCGTCGGGCGTCACGTATCACCGGTTGCTGGATATCGGGCGCGCGGAACTCGAACGGCGCGTAGAGCGGCCTGTCGGCGAACGCCTGACGCGCAAAGGCTTGCGCACCGTGATTCCGCGGCCCGCCGTGTTCGACACGCTGCTCAAGGCGGGACGCGCCGTGCGGCCGCTGTTGCCTGCCAGCGTGCAGGCGAAGATTCCGGCGCGCGCCGCCGTGCCCGCGAAACCGCGTCCCGCGACGCGTCATGCACGCCGCGTGCTGATGCTCGAAGGTTGCGCGCAGCCGTCGCTGTCGCCCAATACGAATGCCGCGGCGGCGCGCGTGCTCGATCGACTCGGTATCAGCGTGACGCCCGCTCACGAAGCGGGCTGCTGCGGCGCCACCGACTATCACCTGAACGCGCAGGACGCTGGCCTCGACCGCGCGCGCCGCAATATCGACGCATGGTGGCCCGCAATCGAAGCAGGCGCCGAAGCGATCGTGCAGACGGCGAGCGGCTGTGGCGCGTTCGTGAAGGAATACGGACATCTGCTGCGCAACGATCCCCTCTACGCTGTGAAGGCCGCGCGTGTGAGCGCGCTGACGCGCGACCTCGTCGAAGTGCTGGCGGCCGAGCCGCTCGACGCCCTGCAGCCGGCCCGCGATGCCAACGCGTTGCGCGTCGCGTTTCACTGTCCCTGCACGCTGCAACATGCGCAGAAGCTCGGCGGCGCAGTCGAAAGCGTACTGACGCGGCTCGGCTTCGATCTGTCCTCCGTCCCCGACGGTCATCTGTGCTGCGGCTCAGCGGGCACGTATTCGATCACGCAGCCCGAGCTGGCGCAAAAGCTGCGCGACAACAAGCTGACTGCGCTCGAAAGCGGACAGCCGGACATCATCGCGACGGCGAACATCGGTTGTCAGATGCATCTGGACGGGGCGGGCAGAACGCGTGTGCGTCACTGGATCGAACTGATCGAGGAAGCACTCGATGCGTCGAATGCTTCGATGCGCGCGGCGTCCGAGCCCGCTTGA